In Castanea sativa cultivar Marrone di Chiusa Pesio chromosome 6, ASM4071231v1, a single window of DNA contains:
- the LOC142639214 gene encoding putative sugar phosphate/phosphate translocator At1g06470: MVERDLDTENTGYTGVNDTQSGNQGSGLRREPSFSGWCDEDGRVCLNHQLENSDECVEEDSDFELPLLQQGEIENGFLGREDYHKFKDRRMYLNGSNNMDDASIRVGRNENEKYVPFNIENGSARETNGADVSMSIGNHESMAPYSKDPISVANVLKTLFFILVWYTFSLLLTIYNKSLLGEDLGKFPAPLLMNTVHFTMQAVLSWAITWFWSHRFEPSVAMSWRDYFLRVVPTALGSAMDINLSNASLVFVSVTFATMCKSASPIFLLLFAFAFRLESPSIKLSGIILIISVGILLTVAKETEFEFLGFILVMLAAVMSGFRWAMTQILLQKEAYGLKNPLTLMSYVTPVMALATAFFSLILDPWHEIIGSNYFNSPWHVTRSCLLMLFGGTLAFFMVLTEYILVSVTSAVTVTIAGVVKEAVTIVVAVFYFHDEFTWLKGAGLFTIMIGVSLFNWYKYQKLKKGKNSEDTSVGPLTTNVSAKYVIIEEDEHDDGA; encoded by the exons ATGGTCGAGCGTGATTTGGATACAGAAAACACTGGGTACACGGGAGTTAATGACACTCAGAGTGGCAACCAAGGTTCAGGTCTTCGCAGGGAGCCCTCATTCTCAGGCTGGTGTGATGAGGATGGGAGGGTCTGTTTAAACCATCAATTGGAAAATTCTGATGAATGTGTAGAAGAAGACTCTGATTTTGAGTTGCCTTTGCTTCAACAGGGGGAGATAGAAAACGGGTTTTTGGGTAGGGAGGACTATCATAAGTTTAAGGATAGAAGAATGTACTTGAATGGTAGCAATAATATGGATGATGCTTCCATTCGTGTTGGGAGGAATGAAAATGAGAAGTATGTGCCTTTCAATATTGAAAATGGGTCTGCAAGGGAGACCAATGGTGCCGATGTCTCTATGTCAATCGGTAATCATGAATCAATGGCGCCATATTCCAAGGATCCTATTTCTGTTGCCAATGTGTTGAAGACATTGTTTTTCATACTTGTATGGTACACTTTCAGTCTATTATTGACCAT ATATAACAAAAGCCTGTTAGGAGAAGATTTGGGAAAGTTCCCAGCTCCTTTATTGATGAATACTGTCCATTTTACAATGCAAGCTGTTCTGTCATGGGCCATCACATGGTTTTGGTCTCATAGGTTTGAACCTAGTGTTGCTATGTCATGGAGGGATTACTTTTTGAGAG TTGTACCAACAGCTCTTGGATCAGCAATGGACATTAACCTGAGCAATGCTTCCCTTGTTTTCGTATCTGTCACATTTGCCACAATG TGTAAATCTGCTTCTCCTATATTTCTCCTATTATTTGCATTTGCTTTCAG GTTGGAGTCTCCAAGCATTAAACTCTCAGGCATCATTTTAATTATCTCAGTTGGAATACTTTTAACAG TTGCAAAAGAGACAGAGTTTGAGTTTTTGGGTTTCATCTTGGTTATGCTTGCTGCTGTAATGTCTGGCTTCCGCTGGGCCATGACTCAAATTCTTCTGCAG AAAGAAGCTTATG GTTTGAAAAATCCTCTTACCTTGATGAGCTATGTGACTCCAGTGATGGCATTGGCAACtgcctttttttctcttatattgGATCCTTGGCATGAAATCATAGGGAGCAACTACTTCAATAGTCCATGGCATGTCACTCGAAGTTGCTTGTTGATGCTTTTTGGTGGAACACTTGCCTTTTTTATG GTATTGACAGAATACATTCTTGTCTCAGTAACTAGTGCTGTCACGGTAACAATAGCAGGTGTTGTCAAGGAGGCTGTCACTATAGTG GTTGCAGTCTTCTACTTCCATGATGAATTTACCTGGTTGAAAGGTGCTGGCCTATTCACAATCATGATTGGTGTTAGTTTATTCAATTGGTACAA
- the LOC142641112 gene encoding heat stress transcription factor A-4b-like — protein MDGSQGSSSAPAPFLIKTYELVDDPITNSVVSWSESGCSFIVWDPPEFASDLLPKYFKHNNFSSFVRQLNTYGFRKIDPDQWEFANEEFLRGQRHLLKNIHRRKPVHSHSMQNQDHVSAPLTETEKQEFDVEINRLKHNNGLLQLELQRHQSDNEMFELQMQSFGEKLWNMEHRQNHLMAFFAQLLKKPGFASILMQKSEIHSKKRRLSMPNHFHEREVEEKWSLNFQTFQKEELDAISAPTLNLELIEKLDSSLNFWENFLHGVGEALNEEKYDIGAFSQPPPITVTEIHDTDVNNQPCSPISHAYSSPNSADTHSRASPELVESMTHVDSPPLSSIYLGVDMMPNSSGIDINMKPASALAVETLKETVEGTTTALPTHPNDVFWEQFLTERPDSSYRQEIESERRDTDGRMRNNNAADHKKVWFYSNNVDNLIEQMGYLTPAV, from the exons ATGGATGGATCACAGGGTAGTTCGAGTGCCCCAGCGCCTTTTCTTATAAAAACATATGAGCTGGTGGATGATCCAATAACGAATTCCGTGGTGTCATGGAGTGAAAGTGGTTGTAGTTTTATTGTGTGGGATCCCCCAGAATTCGCTTCAGATTTGCTTCCCAAGTATTTCAAGCacaacaatttttcaagttttgtCAGGCAACTTAACACATAT GGATTTAGGAAGATTGATCCTGACCAATGGGAGTTTGCAAATGAGGAGTTTCTAAGAGGACAAAGACATCTTTTGAAGAATATTCATCGACGCAAGCCAGTTCATAGTCATTCCATGCAGAACCAAGATCATGTTTCAGCCCCATTAACTGAAACAGAAAAACAGGAATTTGATGTGGAAATTAATAGACTGAAACACAACAATGGCTTGCTTCAGTTGGAGCTACAGAGGCATCAAAGTGACAATGAGATGTTTGAACTTCAAATGCAGTCTTTTGGTGAGAAATTGTGGAATATGGAACATAGACAGAATCATTTGATGGCCTTCTTTGCTCAACTTCTGAAGAAACCGGGTTTCGCATCTATACTTATGCAAAAATCAGAAATTCATAGCAAAAAGAGAAGGTTATCGATGCCTAATCATTTTCATGAAAGAGAAGTGGAAGAGAAGTGGAGTTTGAATTTCCAAACTTTCCAGAAAGAAGAACTGGATGCAATATCTGCTCCAACATTAAATTTGGAGCTGATTGAGAAGTTAGACTCATCATTaaatttttgggaaaattttctGCATGGAGTTGGTGAAGCTTTAAATGAAGAAAAGTATGATATTGGTGCATTCTCACAGCCCCCTCCTATCACTGTCACAGAAATTCATGATACTGATGTGAATAACCAGCCTTGCTCACCTATATCACATGCATATTCCTCACCCAATTCAGCAGATACTCATTCCAGAGCATCCCCAGAGCTGGTTGAGTCAATGACTCATGTGGACAGCCCTCCCTTATCATCTATATATCTTGGGGTTGACATGATGCCTAACTCTTCCGGGATTGATATAAATATGAAGCCTGCTAGTGCTCTAGCGGTTGAGACATTAAAAGAAACGGTAGAAGGGACAACAACTGCATTGCCAACTCATCCGAATGATGTCTTCTGGGAACAATTCTTGACAGAACGACCCGATTCATCTTATAGGCAGGAAATCGAGTCAGAGAGAAGGGATACTGATGGCAGAATGAGGAATAACAATGCAGCTGATCACAAAAAAGTTTGGTTCTACTCGAATAACGTAGACAACCTTATAGAACAAATGGGATATCTGACTCCAGCTGTATAA